A stretch of Ranitomeya variabilis isolate aRanVar5 chromosome 3, aRanVar5.hap1, whole genome shotgun sequence DNA encodes these proteins:
- the ABHD10 gene encoding palmitoyl-protein thioesterase ABHD10, mitochondrial gives MAFIALGRHRSWALRLCKREAAILQAGGTCHRPVYRLKSSIQYLARKDLPNLAYQKLKGKSPGVIFLPGFASDMNAQKAVALEDFCKSLGHSFIRFDYSGCGSSEGNMKECTIGKWKKDVLSILDDVSEGPQILVGSSMGGWLMLLAALARPEKIAALVGVAPAADHFVTVFNQLPLEERKAAEDTGEWKLASKYSEDGFYTIPCSFIKEAENHCLLNSPIPITSPVRLIHGMKDEDVPWHVSMQIADRVLSTDVDVILRKHGLHRMSEKDDTKLLVYTIDDLIDKLTTLG, from the exons ATGGCGTTTATAGCGCTGGGCAGACACCGCTCATGGGCGCTGCGGCTGTGCAAGCGTGAGGCGGCCATCCTGCAGGCCGGAGGCACCTGCCACCGTCCAG TTTACAGGTTGAAATCTTCTATTCAGTACTTGGCACGCAAAGATTTGCCAAACTTGGCTTACCAGAAACTAAAAGGCAAGAGTCCTGGAGTCATTTTCTTGCCTGGTTTTGCCTCAGACATGAATGCGCAGAAAGCTGTGGCCCTTGAAGACTTTTGCAAATCTCTGGGACACTCATTTATACG gtttgATTACAGTGGATGTGGAAGCTCTGAGGGCAATATGAAAGAGTGCACTATTGGAAAATGGAAGAAAGATGTACTTTCAATTTTGGATGATGTGTCTGAAGGCCCACAG ATACTAGTTGGCTCAAGCATGGGAGGGTGGCTCATGCTGCTTGCTGCGCTTGCCCGGCCCGAGAAGATTGCAGCTCTTGTTGGTGTCGCCCCTGCTGCAGACCACTTTGTTACAGTATTCAACCAACTTCCATTAGAG GAAAGAAAAGCAGCTGAAGATACGGGTGAATGGAAACTTGCCTCAAAATACAGTGAAGATGGCTTTTATACCATACCTTGCTCCTTTATTAAAGAAGCTGAAAATCACTGCTTGTTAAATAGCCCTATACCTATAACGTCTCCTGTCCGACTCATTCATGGCATGAAAGATGAGGACGTTCCATGGCATGTATCTATGCAGATCGCTGACCGGGTACTCAGCACTGATGTAGACGTCATTCTCCGCAAACACGGCCTACATCGGATGAGTGAAAAAGATGACACCAAACTTCTTGTATACACAATTGATGATTTAATTGATAAACTTACTACTTTGGGGTGA